A window of Sulfurimonas gotlandica GD1 contains these coding sequences:
- the nrfD gene encoding NrfD/PsrC family molybdoenzyme membrane anchor subunit, translating to MAAHEILAATNAVVTLDVAIPGIVWPWLVTVNMWAKSIGTGVIFMLFLLLRMHPESGNKLRLQTSIVAFIFINIFLLFTLADLHQPFRFWHILVHPSFSSAIAWGTFMASAFLGLLTLLVLVAWRARTKDECNTNYDKILLWTTILAIPVTLYTAALMSQCTARELWQMPAESAQMILAALLAGSAAMILLGGSKLSYEAKKTLGVVLGLSALMSFIIYMSEYIFGPMKAEEIAFTLEYIKGDGPYTVMFWLGQWMTYLLPMLLIVLSRSSKSESILKLAAILALVGLFLVKHVWLNIPQLLPMS from the coding sequence ATGGCGGCACATGAAATTTTAGCAGCAACAAACGCTGTAGTAACTTTAGATGTAGCTATTCCAGGTATAGTTTGGCCTTGGTTAGTTACAGTAAATATGTGGGCAAAAAGTATTGGTACTGGTGTGATTTTTATGCTTTTCTTACTTCTTAGAATGCATCCAGAATCTGGTAATAAATTAAGACTGCAAACTTCAATAGTTGCGTTTATATTTATTAATATATTCCTATTGTTTACATTGGCAGACTTACACCAGCCGTTTAGATTTTGGCATATCCTTGTTCACCCTAGTTTTTCATCTGCAATTGCATGGGGTACATTTATGGCATCAGCTTTCTTAGGTTTACTGACTCTTTTAGTGTTAGTAGCATGGAGAGCAAGAACTAAAGATGAGTGTAATACTAATTATGACAAGATACTTTTATGGACAACTATATTAGCAATTCCTGTAACGCTTTATACTGCAGCTCTTATGTCTCAGTGTACAGCTCGTGAACTATGGCAAATGCCAGCAGAATCAGCTCAAATGATTTTAGCTGCACTTCTTGCTGGTTCAGCTGCAATGATTCTTCTAGGTGGTTCTAAACTATCTTATGAAGCTAAAAAGACGTTAGGTGTGGTTTTAGGACTTAGTGCATTAATGTCATTTATCATCTATATGTCTGAGTATATCTTTGGACCAATGAAAGCTGAAGAGATTGCATTTACTTTAGAGTATATCAAAGGTGACGGACCATATACAGTTATGTTCTGGTTAGGTCAATGGATGACATATTTATTACCAATGCTGTTAATTGTATTAAGTCGTTCGAGCAAAAGTGAAAGCATCTTAAAACTTGCTGCAATTTTAGCACTAGTGGGTCTATTTTTAGTTAAACATGTTTGGCTAAACATACCACAATTATTACCAATGAGTTAG
- a CDS encoding 4Fe-4S dicluster domain-containing protein — protein MQLGFLVDLHLCMGCKGCEIACKVENEVPLSTWRLRVKYVDVGTFPDTKRTFTPLRCNHCQNAPCERICPVSALHYLDNGIVNIDKERCIGCAGCVMACPYGAIYIDPQTQTADKCTYCAHRVASSMMPACVVACPVQANIFGDLDDPTSNISKYIQVNQGNVQVRKPEKGTNPHHFYTNAGNVNLNPLASHRVDGHSLFNKITTLPVGGHH, from the coding sequence ATGCAATTAGGTTTCCTAGTTGATTTACATTTGTGTATGGGATGTAAAGGATGTGAGATCGCATGTAAAGTGGAGAATGAAGTTCCACTTAGTACATGGAGACTTCGTGTTAAGTATGTGGATGTGGGGACTTTCCCAGATACAAAAAGAACATTTACACCTCTGAGATGTAATCACTGTCAGAATGCTCCTTGTGAGAGAATCTGTCCAGTTAGCGCATTACATTATTTAGATAATGGAATTGTAAATATTGATAAAGAGCGCTGTATTGGTTGTGCTGGTTGTGTTATGGCTTGTCCATATGGAGCAATCTATATTGACCCACAAACACAAACAGCAGATAAGTGTACTTACTGTGCACACCGTGTCGCATCATCAATGATGCCTGCTTGTGTTGTTGCTTGTCCTGTTCAAGCGAATATTTTTGGTGACTTAGATGATCCAACTTCAAATATTTCTAAATATATTCAAGTAAATCAAGGAAATGTTCAAGTGCGTAAGCCAGAGAAGGGAACTAACCCTCACCATTTCTATACAAATGCAGGTAATGTTAACCTTAACCCTCTTGCATCACATAGAGTAGACGGTCACTCATTGTTTAACAAGATTACAACACTTCCAGTAGGAGGACACCACTAA
- a CDS encoding HD domain-containing phosphohydrolase has translation MTKKHNILIVDDNAKNIQLAANVLKSTDLYNIFFSTSGEKAIEQLKLRRYSLILLDINMPGLNGYETASIIKNDSNTANIPIIFLSANANKDSIRKGFEHGAEDYITKPFDELELIHRVKTHVELFNAKEQLLQEVNETRTLLEQYKIAVDAAASVSKADLSGDITYVNDKFCALTKYPREELIGKNHRIFRSPDVSNEIYKEMWETITNKKTWNGLVKNIAKDGSNYYFESTIIPIVNYNNEIVEYISIRTDITKEMELQNDIVATQEEVLQTLGELGEWRSKETGDHVNRVSLFSELLARAHGCDEENVALLKMASPMHDIGKVIIPDAILLKPGKLSDEEFELMKNHTTFGWEIFNKSKHQLLQAAALISYQHHEKWNGTGYPRGISGEDIHVFGRITAIADVFDALCHDRIYKKAWSVEDTLDFIKSQSGIAFEPELVDLLIENIDEILKIKQKYNK, from the coding sequence ATGACGAAAAAGCACAATATACTTATAGTCGATGACAATGCAAAGAACATACAGCTGGCTGCTAATGTTTTAAAATCAACAGACTTATATAACATATTTTTTTCTACAAGTGGTGAAAAAGCCATAGAACAACTTAAATTGCGAAGATACTCTCTCATACTTTTAGATATTAATATGCCAGGATTAAATGGCTATGAAACCGCTTCCATAATAAAAAATGATTCAAATACAGCAAATATACCAATAATATTCCTTAGCGCTAATGCGAACAAAGACAGTATTAGAAAAGGTTTTGAACATGGCGCTGAAGACTACATAACAAAACCTTTTGACGAACTTGAGTTAATTCATCGTGTTAAGACACATGTTGAGCTCTTCAATGCAAAAGAGCAACTTCTTCAAGAAGTAAACGAGACAAGAACTCTGCTTGAACAATATAAAATAGCTGTTGATGCAGCTGCCTCAGTCTCTAAAGCAGACTTAAGTGGAGACATAACGTATGTTAATGATAAATTTTGTGCACTGACTAAGTATCCAAGAGAAGAGCTTATTGGTAAAAATCACAGGATTTTCAGAAGTCCTGATGTTAGTAATGAGATTTATAAAGAGATGTGGGAAACTATCACCAATAAAAAAACATGGAATGGTTTAGTTAAAAATATTGCCAAAGATGGAAGTAACTACTATTTTGAATCTACTATTATTCCAATAGTAAACTATAACAATGAAATTGTTGAATACATTAGTATAAGAACTGACATTACAAAAGAGATGGAACTTCAGAATGATATTGTAGCTACTCAAGAAGAGGTACTTCAAACCTTAGGTGAACTAGGCGAATGGCGATCAAAAGAGACTGGTGATCATGTAAACAGAGTCTCACTATTTTCTGAACTTCTAGCTAGAGCTCATGGATGTGATGAAGAAAATGTAGCACTTCTTAAAATGGCTTCTCCAATGCATGACATTGGAAAAGTAATTATACCAGATGCCATACTTTTAAAACCAGGCAAACTCTCAGATGAGGAGTTTGAGCTTATGAAAAATCATACTACATTTGGATGGGAAATCTTTAATAAATCAAAACATCAACTCTTACAAGCTGCAGCACTGATATCATATCAGCATCATGAAAAATGGAACGGTACAGGCTATCCTAGAGGTATAAGTGGTGAAGACATTCATGTGTTTGGCAGAATTACTGCTATTGCTGATGTATTTGACGCTCTATGTCATGACAGAATCTATAAAAAAGCTTGGAGTGTTGAAGATACTTTAGACTTTATCAAATCTCAAAGCGGCATTGCTTTTGAACCAGAACTCGTAGATTTGCTCATTGAAAATATAGATGAAATACTAAAAATAAAACAAAAATATAATAAATAA
- a CDS encoding SCO family protein: MRKKIYAAVMILLVITVSILIMIVPTFFTKGFSRTSLQKEFKLPLVLNDDKDIKLLFFGYSGCADICTPRMQDISTLYKSLNSETTKRVGLEFLDISTPDDETLPNRFANFFNEDFKGIYLDKNTLRDYTKVFSVYFSKSLMDKTEYDHTANLYLIKRSKNKKEIRYIYNSYPYNLHQIKLDIEELLHE, encoded by the coding sequence ATGCGAAAAAAGATATATGCTGCAGTAATGATACTCCTTGTCATTACCGTATCTATACTTATAATGATTGTTCCTACCTTCTTTACAAAAGGTTTTTCTAGAACTTCACTTCAAAAAGAGTTTAAACTTCCACTTGTTTTAAATGATGACAAAGATATAAAACTTCTATTTTTTGGCTATTCTGGATGCGCAGATATTTGTACGCCAAGGATGCAAGATATTAGCACTCTTTACAAATCACTGAATTCTGAGACAACTAAAAGAGTAGGTTTAGAGTTTTTAGATATATCTACTCCTGATGATGAAACTCTACCAAATAGATTCGCTAACTTTTTTAATGAAGACTTTAAGGGAATATATTTAGACAAAAACACTTTAAGAGACTACACAAAAGTATTTAGTGTCTATTTTTCAAAATCTCTTATGGATAAAACCGAGTATGACCATACTGCAAACTTATACCTTATAAAAAGAAGCAAAAACAAAAAAGAGATAAGATATATATACAATTCATATCCATATAATTTACATCAGATTAAGTTAGATATAGAGGAGTTACTTCATGAATAG
- a CDS encoding ATP-binding protein, translating into MNSLFKVFFLNGTFSSDMSKEYARADGFMLKLVFVHWVIVSTITAYVFDAYLLGFIGGGALFGITYFAYKSFYGTQTYRYILALVLLTFSIIMIQQSLGRIEMHFHIFGALSFLVIYRDHKIITLASIFTLLHHLIFNYLQQYNITIFDTPIVIFNYGCGFDIVLLHGAFVMFEWFVVANIVLYMDKTHKELHRAKEALESVNKNLESMVEIRTLELKQAKEEADSANNMKSEFLANMSHEIRTPMNAIIGFTDLLEKSVKDTTNQNYVKSVQDSSKILLAIINDILDLSKVEAGKLEIQHIATDIRTIGDEIKNVFYHKAKSKALKLKVNIEESVPSSLMLDEVRTRQVLLNLISNAIKFTPEGFVNLNIFSSLNQDTNLINLTIEVEDSGIGMDKSEQDKMFEAFAQHTNQSNKEYGGTGLGLAITKKLVTLMGGDISVKSSKDNGSTFRIILPNIEIAQSEPIAKLRANQKISFENATVLIADDIELNRKLIIEYLKDTPLTIIEAVNGQEAIDIAKEQQIDLILMDIKMPKKNGIEATNEIKEFKDIPIIAITASVVFNVPNSEHDIFDDFLHKPLKKERLLIAMSEFLKSNIETIANKEIETQVQTTEISLDNYPSLKELLLEAKVAGDIELIQNFADELNIYAKKYNINSFKTISNKLSAAVESFDIGECEVLLNIFKS; encoded by the coding sequence ATGAATAGTTTATTTAAGGTCTTTTTTTTAAATGGCACTTTTTCTTCTGATATGAGCAAAGAATATGCACGTGCTGATGGGTTTATGCTAAAACTAGTATTTGTCCACTGGGTTATAGTATCTACTATAACTGCTTATGTATTTGATGCCTATCTTCTTGGCTTTATTGGGGGAGGTGCTCTATTTGGCATAACATACTTTGCCTATAAATCTTTTTATGGTACTCAAACATATAGATATATATTAGCGTTGGTTCTTCTTACTTTTTCTATCATAATGATTCAGCAGAGTTTAGGTCGAATAGAGATGCACTTTCACATATTTGGAGCACTCTCATTTTTAGTAATTTACAGAGATCATAAAATAATTACTCTTGCATCTATATTTACACTACTTCATCACTTAATATTCAACTACTTACAACAGTACAATATAACTATCTTTGACACACCTATAGTTATTTTCAACTATGGATGTGGGTTCGATATTGTTTTGCTTCATGGTGCATTTGTAATGTTTGAATGGTTTGTTGTTGCTAATATAGTTTTATATATGGATAAAACGCATAAGGAACTTCACCGCGCAAAAGAGGCTTTAGAATCTGTAAATAAAAATCTTGAGAGTATGGTAGAGATTAGAACTCTGGAGCTAAAACAGGCAAAAGAAGAGGCAGATTCAGCAAATAATATGAAGTCAGAATTTCTGGCGAATATGTCTCATGAGATTAGAACACCGATGAATGCAATCATTGGTTTTACTGACCTGTTGGAAAAAAGTGTTAAAGATACAACTAATCAAAACTATGTTAAATCAGTTCAGGATAGCTCTAAAATACTTCTTGCAATCATTAACGACATATTAGACCTCTCAAAAGTTGAGGCTGGAAAACTAGAAATTCAACATATTGCCACAGATATTAGAACTATAGGAGATGAGATAAAAAATGTTTTCTATCATAAAGCGAAATCAAAAGCCCTAAAACTAAAAGTAAATATTGAAGAATCAGTTCCAAGTAGCTTGATGTTGGATGAAGTGAGAACACGACAAGTACTTCTTAATCTAATAAGTAATGCTATTAAATTCACTCCTGAAGGCTTCGTAAATCTAAATATATTTAGCTCTTTAAATCAAGATACAAATCTTATCAATTTGACAATAGAAGTTGAAGACAGTGGAATTGGTATGGATAAATCAGAGCAAGATAAAATGTTTGAGGCATTTGCACAGCATACAAACCAAAGTAATAAAGAGTACGGAGGCACTGGGCTTGGCTTAGCTATCACAAAAAAACTAGTTACTTTAATGGGTGGGGATATCAGTGTAAAAAGTAGTAAAGACAATGGTTCAACTTTTAGAATCATTTTACCTAATATAGAAATAGCTCAAAGCGAACCTATCGCTAAACTAAGAGCAAACCAAAAAATATCATTTGAGAATGCTACTGTACTTATTGCAGATGATATTGAACTAAATAGAAAACTAATTATTGAATACCTAAAAGATACACCACTTACTATTATTGAAGCTGTCAATGGACAAGAAGCTATAGATATAGCTAAAGAACAGCAAATTGATTTAATACTTATGGATATCAAGATGCCAAAGAAAAATGGTATTGAAGCTACTAATGAGATTAAAGAGTTTAAAGATATTCCGATTATTGCGATAACTGCTTCTGTAGTATTTAATGTACCTAATTCAGAGCACGATATATTTGATGATTTTTTACATAAGCCATTAAAAAAAGAGCGCTTGCTAATAGCAATGTCTGAGTTCTTAAAGTCTAATATTGAGACCATTGCAAATAAAGAGATTGAGACTCAAGTGCAAACAACCGAGATCTCTTTAGATAACTATCCATCTCTTAAAGAACTTCTTCTAGAAGCTAAGGTAGCTGGCGACATAGAGTTAATACAAAATTTTGCTGACGAACTTAATATATACGCTAAAAAATATAATATAAATAGTTTTAAAACTATCTCAAATAAATTATCTGCCGCAGTAGAGAGTTTTGATATTGGTGAGTGTGAAGTCTTGCTAAATATCTTTAAGAGTTAA
- a CDS encoding PAS domain S-box protein: MKDCQSNILEQYRYIVDETSIVSKSDLLGTITYVNNKFLETTGYSAGELLGQPHSILRNPDTPSSVFKELWDIIQAKKIWRGILENIKKDGSKYTVEASIYPILNCDGNVMEYISIRHDITELKELNLKNEMLREYDISQQNAAREKLEAGIVNELDAKSCKVIYHPSDILCGDFYSLFKREDGSIFIYLLDGQGHGVSPALTVFAASATIKELVKGKGGLKKICKKLFPTIRTFLGELEQLSYIMIMINPKGDKLSYASGGMYPFKLKNKKDIIRIKANNLPFMDFSDIPEVSKIDIPGWKSVMLYSDGLVEHAKKDEDHFLPRRLINDPSLIDYTANSLNKYEFSDDVTLIHLENNFNS; encoded by the coding sequence ATGAAAGATTGTCAGTCAAATATATTAGAACAGTATAGATACATTGTAGATGAAACAAGTATAGTTTCTAAATCAGATTTATTAGGAACTATTACTTATGTAAATAACAAATTTCTAGAAACGACTGGTTATTCTGCTGGTGAACTTCTAGGGCAACCTCACTCAATTTTAAGAAATCCAGATACTCCAAGCTCAGTTTTTAAAGAACTATGGGATATTATTCAAGCCAAAAAAATCTGGAGAGGTATTTTAGAAAATATAAAAAAAGATGGTTCTAAATACACTGTAGAAGCTTCAATCTATCCTATATTAAATTGTGATGGTAATGTAATGGAATATATATCTATTCGTCATGATATTACAGAACTAAAAGAGTTAAATCTTAAAAATGAGATGCTGCGAGAGTATGATATCTCACAGCAAAATGCTGCAAGAGAAAAACTTGAAGCAGGTATAGTAAATGAATTAGATGCAAAAAGCTGTAAAGTTATATATCATCCATCAGATATACTTTGTGGTGATTTTTATTCACTATTTAAGCGTGAGGATGGTTCAATATTTATATATCTCCTTGATGGTCAGGGACATGGAGTTTCTCCAGCATTAACTGTGTTCGCCGCATCTGCAACTATTAAAGAGCTTGTCAAAGGCAAGGGCGGTTTAAAAAAAATATGTAAAAAACTATTTCCGACAATTAGAACATTTTTAGGAGAGCTGGAACAGCTTTCTTATATTATGATAATGATAAATCCTAAAGGAGATAAACTATCATATGCATCTGGTGGAATGTACCCTTTTAAATTAAAAAATAAAAAAGATATCATTAGAATAAAAGCGAATAATTTGCCTTTTATGGACTTTTCTGATATTCCGGAAGTCAGTAAAATAGACATTCCTGGTTGGAAATCAGTAATGCTTTACAGTGATGGACTTGTGGAACATGCAAAAAAAGATGAAGACCATTTCTTGCCAAGACGACTTATTAACGATCCATCATTGATTGATTACACTGCAAATTCATTAAATAAATATGAGTTTAGTGATGATGTCACCTTAATACATTTAGAAAATAATTTTAACTCTTAA
- a CDS encoding DUF2231 domain-containing protein encodes MLHPSAAHFAISLPIISLILGLAYLYKPTELMSKVSSRFMVFAAIFIIIAFFTGKHDGGEVYMLISGEGQALLKQHKQLGLYLAIAMGIAAVIKFYGCQKQVFKAELFSIILVAIIAGGVLFQGKMGGELTYTYGAHVKDHSDGMDCLADPEEFIKE; translated from the coding sequence ATGTTACATCCATCAGCAGCTCATTTCGCTATCTCACTCCCAATTATCTCTTTAATACTAGGTTTGGCTTATTTATATAAACCAACTGAACTTATGTCTAAAGTTTCTTCACGTTTTATGGTTTTTGCAGCAATATTTATTATAATCGCATTCTTTACGGGAAAGCATGATGGCGGAGAAGTATATATGCTGATTTCTGGAGAAGGACAAGCCTTACTAAAACAGCATAAGCAGCTTGGACTCTACTTAGCAATAGCTATGGGTATAGCAGCGGTTATTAAGTTCTATGGTTGTCAAAAGCAAGTTTTTAAAGCAGAGCTTTTTTCAATAATTTTAGTAGCTATTATTGCTGGTGGAGTTTTATTTCAAGGCAAAATGGGTGGTGAGCTAACTTATACTTATGGTGCTCATGTAAAAGATCATTCTGATGGTATGGACTGTTTAGCCGACCCTGAAGAGTTCATAAAAGAATAG
- the hisD gene encoding histidinol dehydrogenase — MIFTDTKNPDFAESFNELLQRGKMDIAHVSAIVANIINEIKTDKNSALKQHISKFDNWTPSCDEDLKISTESMSKAYDNIDSKLKAALHLAYDRIKVYHEKQKPKSWFDTEENGTILGQKVTAVDSAGLYIPGGKAAYPSSLLMNVIPAQVAGVEKIVVCTPTPDNEPNELLLAACHLCGVSEVYKVGGASAIAAMAYGTQTIPKVDVITGPGNIFVATAKKMVFGDVNIDMIAGPSEIGILADDSANANHLAVDMLSQAEHDEMASSILITPSQKLADEVRVEIENWLIKLPREEIARKSIEERGAIIVTSDMDEAIKLMNDIAPEHLEVATDNAFELLPMIKHAGAIFLGHNTPEAIGDYVAGPNHTLPTGGTAKFYSPLGVENFMKKTSIISFSHKAINEIGEACALIANTEGLTAHEQSVRVRMSK, encoded by the coding sequence ATGATATTTACTGATACGAAAAATCCAGATTTCGCTGAGAGCTTTAATGAGCTCTTACAGAGAGGAAAAATGGATATAGCACATGTAAGTGCTATTGTGGCAAATATAATAAATGAGATAAAAACTGATAAAAATAGTGCTCTAAAGCAACATATTTCAAAGTTTGACAATTGGACACCTTCTTGCGATGAAGATCTAAAGATTTCTACAGAGTCTATGAGTAAAGCATATGACAATATAGATTCAAAACTAAAGGCTGCTTTGCACTTGGCATATGATAGAATAAAAGTTTATCATGAGAAGCAAAAACCAAAATCTTGGTTTGACACAGAAGAGAATGGAACTATCTTAGGTCAAAAAGTAACCGCTGTTGATAGTGCAGGACTTTACATCCCTGGTGGGAAGGCGGCTTATCCATCTTCACTTTTAATGAATGTTATCCCTGCTCAAGTTGCAGGAGTGGAAAAAATTGTAGTGTGTACTCCAACGCCAGATAACGAGCCAAATGAGCTTTTACTTGCCGCATGTCATCTTTGTGGTGTAAGTGAAGTCTATAAGGTTGGTGGTGCCAGCGCAATCGCTGCTATGGCTTATGGAACACAAACTATCCCTAAGGTTGATGTAATTACAGGACCTGGAAATATATTTGTTGCAACTGCAAAAAAGATGGTGTTTGGTGATGTGAATATCGATATGATCGCAGGGCCAAGTGAGATAGGTATTTTAGCTGATGATAGTGCAAATGCCAACCATTTAGCTGTTGATATGTTATCTCAAGCTGAACATGATGAGATGGCAAGTTCTATCTTAATCACTCCATCTCAGAAGCTTGCAGATGAGGTGAGAGTAGAGATCGAAAATTGGCTTATTAAACTTCCACGTGAAGAGATTGCTAGAAAATCTATAGAAGAACGTGGAGCTATTATAGTAACATCGGATATGGATGAGGCTATAAAGCTTATGAATGATATTGCTCCTGAGCATTTAGAAGTTGCAACTGACAATGCTTTTGAGCTTTTGCCAATGATTAAACATGCCGGTGCAATCTTTTTAGGTCATAATACTCCTGAAGCAATCGGCGACTATGTGGCTGGGCCAAACCATACTCTGCCAACAGGCGGTACGGCTAAATTTTACTCTCCACTTGGAGTTGAAAACTTTATGAAAAAAACTTCAATCATCTCTTTTTCTCATAAGGCTATAAATGAAATAGGCGAAGCTTGTGCACTTATAGCAAATACTGAAGGACTAACTGCTCATGAGCAATCAGTTCGTGTAAGAATGAGTAAGTAA
- a CDS encoding DUF255 domain-containing protein: MRKILIYLTLLVATTIMASEVKWAKDYNTGIIEAARFSKPVLFISSRHTCKFCVILDNGTLKDKRVVEALNRDYVSIIAYSDENDYMPRELYQPGTPAIWFLLPSGEPMFQPIMGAIDAENFLKALAVVKEEFDSFTKTGK, from the coding sequence ATGCGTAAAATTTTAATATACTTAACACTACTTGTTGCTACTACAATAATGGCATCTGAAGTCAAATGGGCTAAAGACTATAATACCGGCATAATAGAAGCTGCTAGGTTTAGCAAACCGGTACTTTTTATCTCATCAAGACATACATGTAAATTTTGTGTGATTTTAGATAATGGTACGTTGAAAGATAAAAGAGTTGTAGAAGCTCTAAACAGAGATTATGTATCAATTATCGCATACAGTGATGAGAATGATTACATGCCAAGAGAGCTCTATCAGCCAGGTACACCGGCAATATGGTTTTTACTACCAAGCGGAGAACCTATGTTTCAGCCTATAATGGGTGCTATAGATGCAGAAAACTTTTTAAAAGCATTAGCAGTAGTTAAAGAAGAGTTTGACAGCTTTACTAAAACGGGAAAATAA
- a CDS encoding shikimate kinase → MKNIILIGFMGVGKGSVAREVIKHSDYIAIDTDDLIESMENKKVKEIFEEDGEAYFRKLELNVARWLESSVKNTLISTGGGFYKQKSLKKIGTVVLLDSPFDAIIKRIKTHPNAARKIKKRPLLNDLEKAKELYKERRPEYLALADIVIDVTKKSALECSKELLKKVKKYA, encoded by the coding sequence ATGAAAAATATCATATTAATAGGATTTATGGGAGTTGGTAAGGGCAGCGTTGCTCGTGAAGTAATCAAGCACTCTGATTATATTGCCATAGATACTGATGACTTGATCGAGAGTATGGAAAACAAAAAAGTTAAAGAAATATTTGAAGAAGATGGCGAAGCATATTTTAGAAAGCTTGAGTTAAATGTTGCACGATGGCTTGAATCAAGTGTGAAAAATACTTTGATATCAACAGGTGGTGGTTTTTATAAGCAGAAAAGTCTTAAAAAAATTGGCACAGTTGTTCTTCTTGATTCACCATTTGATGCAATAATTAAGAGAATAAAGACTCACCCAAATGCAGCGAGAAAAATTAAAAAAAGACCACTTTTAAATGATTTGGAAAAAGCAAAAGAGCTTTATAAAGAGCGTCGTCCAGAATATTTGGCTCTTGCTGATATAGTTATAGATGTTACAAAAAAAAGTGCACTTGAGTGCTCGAAAGAACTTTTAAAAAAGGTAAAAAAATATGCGTAA
- a CDS encoding hemerythrin domain-containing protein translates to MSTIKEYLTADHARCDDFFAMMEDKANTSLADAKEAYEEFAQATERHFQMEERVMFAEFETKTGMTEGPTAMMRHEHVQMRSLVKQMGEALEANNKDKFFGLSETLMILMQQHNMKEEQMLYTMAQQHLSAESPRIVDMMESMIVE, encoded by the coding sequence ATGAGCACAATTAAAGAATATTTAACAGCAGATCATGCTAGATGCGATGACTTTTTTGCAATGATGGAAGATAAAGCAAACACATCTTTGGCAGATGCAAAAGAAGCTTATGAAGAGTTTGCACAGGCAACAGAAAGACACTTCCAAATGGAAGAGAGAGTTATGTTTGCAGAGTTTGAAACAAAGACTGGTATGACAGAAGGTCCAACAGCAATGATGAGACACGAACATGTTCAAATGAGAAGTCTTGTTAAACAGATGGGTGAAGCTTTAGAAGCCAACAATAAAGACAAATTTTTTGGACTCTCAGAGACTCTTATGATTTTAATGCAGCAGCATAATATGAAAGAAGAGCAGATGCTTTACACTATGGCTCAGCAGCACTTAAGTGCCGAATCACCAAGAATTGTGGATATGATGGAGTCTATGATTGTTGAGTAA